One window of the Pyrus communis chromosome 17, drPyrComm1.1, whole genome shotgun sequence genome contains the following:
- the LOC137722554 gene encoding probable methionine--tRNA ligase isoform X2 has translation MGDLTATSKGDQKVAKLPIPGKRNILITSALPYVNNVPHLGNIIGCVLSADVYARYCRLRGYNTLYICGTDEYGTATETKALEEKCSPQEICDKYHAIHRDVYEWFNISFDKFGRTSSPQQTEVCQAIFKKLLENDWLTENTMQQLYCDTCERFLADRLVEGTCPTQGCGYASARGDQCENCGKLLNPTELKDPKCKVCKSTPRIRDTNHLFLELPLLKDKLEQYINEMSVAGSWSQNAIQATNAWLKEGLRQRCITRDLKWGVPVPHDNFRDKVFYVWFDAPIGYVSITKCYTDDWEKWWKNPENVELYQFMGKDNVPFHTVMFPSTLLGTGENWTLMKTISVTEYLNYEAGKFSKSKGIGVFGNNAKDTNIPVEVWRYYLLTNRPEVSDTLFTWADLQAKLNSELLNNLGNFINRVLSFVAKPSGQGYGSIIPDAPQAEADPLTEKLAEKVGKYVEQYLEAMEKVKLKQGLKTAMAISSEGNAYLQESQFWKLYKEDQPRCAIVMRTSVGLVHLLACLLEPFMPSFSLEVFKQLNLPSETHLSLCDDEGDIDRARRPWEIVPIGHKIGKPEPLFKELKDEEVEFWRQKFAGSQADRKEREEAEAAKVAAQLKKTKVSGTGKKKQQPTKSAADAEISISRLDIRVGLITKAQKHPDADSLYVEDIDVGEGQTRTVVSGLVKYIPLEKMQNRKVCVLCNLKPANMRGIKSEAMVLAASNSEHTTVELVEPPEGAQVGERVTFPGFVGEPDEILNPKKKVWETLQVDLHTNTELVACYKDIPLTTSAGVCTVSSIAGGSIK, from the exons ATGGGAGACCTCACAGCTACCTCCAAGGGGGACCAGAAGGTTGCCAAGCTACCCATCCCTGGCAAGCGAAACATCCTTATCACAAGTGCCTTGCCTTATGTCAATAATGTCCCTCATCTCGGCAATATCATCGGCT GTGTATTGAGTGCTGATGTCTACGCACGCTACTGCCGTCTCCGGGGATACAATACCTTATACATATGTGGAACTGATGAGTACGGCACGGCAACGGAGACCAAAGCTTTGGAAGAGAAGTGTAGCCCCCAAGAAATCTGTGACAA atatcatgcaattcatagggACGTTTATGAATGGTTTAACATAAGCTTTGATAAATTTGGGCGTACATCGTCACCACAGCAAACAGAAGTATGCCAAGCTATTTTTAAGAAACTGTTGGAGAATGATTGGCTCACAGAGAACACAATGCAGCAG CTTTACTGTGACACATGCGAACGGTTCTTAGCGGACAGGCTTGTGGAGGGGACATGCCCGACTCAAGGCTGTGGCTATGCTTCTGCACGAGGAGATCAATGTGAGAACTGTGGAAAGCTTTTGAATCCAACAGAACTAAAAGATCCTAAGTGCAAG GTTTGTAAGTCAACTCCACGAATTCGAGATACAAACCACTTGTTTCTGGAACTACCTCTGCTGAAGGATAAGTTGGAACAATATATCAATGAAATGTCAGTGGCTGGGTCATGGAGCCAGAATGCCATTCAAGCGACCAATGCATGGCTCAAAGAGGGGCTCAGGCAGCGGTGTATTACCAGGGATTTGAAGTGGGGTGTTCCAGTTCCTCATGATAACTTCAGGGACAAG GTTTTCTACGTGTGGTTTGATGCTCCAATTGGATATGTCTCCATTACTAAATGTTACACTGATGATTGGGAAAAATGGTGGAAGAATCCTGAAAATGTGGAGCTGTATCAGTTTATGGGCAAGGATAATGTGCCATTCCACACA GTGATGTTTCCTTCCACTCTTCTTGGAACTGGTGAAAATTGGACTTTGATGAAGACTATCAGTGTAACAGAGTACTTAAATTATGAAGCAG GAAAGTTTTCTAAGAGTAAAGGCATAGGGGTTTTTGGAAATAATGCAAAAGATACAAACATTCCTGTTGAAGTATGGAGATACTACTTGCTAACTAATAGGCCTGAG GTATCAGACACATTATTTACATGGGCCGACTTGCAAGCAAAACTGAACAGTGAATTGCTGAATAATTTGGGCAACTTCATAAatcgagttttgagttttgttgcTAAACCTTCAG GTCAAGGATATGGTTCCATTATTCCAGATGCTCCGCAAGCAGAAGCAGATCCTTTGACAGAGAAACTAGCTGAAAAAGTTGGTAAATATGTGGAGCAATATTTAGAAGCTATGGAGAAG GTTAAGCTAAAGCAAGGACTCAAAACAGCGATGGCCATTTCTAGTGAAGGGAACGCATATCTGCAA GAAAGTCAGTTCTGGAAGCTGTACAAAGAGGACCAACCTCGTTGCGCTATTGTTATGAGAACCTCAGTCGGACTAGTGCATCTTCTTGCTTGTTTGTTGGAACCTTTTATGCCATCATTTTCTCTTGAA GTATTCAAGCAACTTAATTTGCCTTCTGAGACACACTTATCACTTTGTGATGATGAGGGAGATATTGATAGGGCTAGACGGCCTTGGGAGATTGTGCCTATTGGGCACAAGATTGGTAAACCAGAGCcattgttcaaggaattg AAAGATGAAGAAGTAGAATTCTGGAGGCAGAAGTTTGCTGGAAGTCAAGCTGACAGAAAAGAGAGGGAAGAAGCTGAAGCAGCaaaggtggctgcacaactcAAAAAAACGAAAGTTTCAG GTACTGGAAAGAAAAAGCAACAGCCCACAAAATCTGCAGCTGACGCAGAGATTTCTATTAGTAGGCTTGATATCCGCGTTGGTCTCATTACTAAAGCTCAGAAGCATCCTGATGCGGATTCACTGTACGTAGAGGATATTGATGTTGGTGAAGGACAAACCAGAACAGTGGTCAGTGGACTTGTCAAATATATACCTCTTGAAAAAATGCAG AACCGGAAAGTATGTGTTCTTTGCAATCTGAAGCCAGCAAACATGCGGGGTATTAAGTCAGAAGCAATGGTTCTTGCTGCTTCAAACAGTGAACACACCACA GTTGAACTGGTTGAACCGCCAGAAGGTGCACAAGTTGGCGAGAGAGTTACATTTCCCGGGTTTGTAGGTGAGCCTGATGAGATTTTGAACCCGAAGAAGAAGGTGTGGGAGACCTTACAGGTGGATCTGCACACGAACACTGAACTAGTGGCATGCTACAAAGATATTCCGCTCACAACATCAGCCGGTGTTTGCACCGTGTCCTCTATTGCCGGTGGGTCAATTAAGTAG
- the LOC137722554 gene encoding probable methionine--tRNA ligase isoform X1 — MGDLTATSKGDQKVAKLPIPGKRNILITSALPYVNNVPHLGNIIGCVLSADVYARYCRLRGYNTLYICGTDEYGTATETKALEEKCSPQEICDKYHAIHRDVYEWFNISFDKFGRTSSPQQTEVCQAIFKKLLENDWLTENTMQQLYCDTCERFLADRLVEGTCPTQGCGYASARGDQCENCGKLLNPTELKDPKCKVCKSTPRIRDTNHLFLELPLLKDKLEQYINEMSVAGSWSQNAIQATNAWLKEGLRQRCITRDLKWGVPVPHDNFRDKVFYVWFDAPIGYVSITKCYTDDWEKWWKNPENVELYQFMGKDNVPFHTVMFPSTLLGTGENWTLMKTISVTEYLNYEAGKFSKSKGIGVFGNNAKDTNIPVEVWRYYLLTNRPEVSDTLFTWADLQAKLNSELLNNLGNFINRVLSFVAKPSGQGYGSIIPDAPQAEADPLTEKLAEKVGKYVEQYLEAMEKVKLKQGLKTAMAISSEGNAYLQESQFWKLYKEDQPRCAIVMRTSVGLVHLLACLLEPFMPSFSLEVFKQLNLPSETHLSLCDDEGDIDRARRPWEIVPIGHKIGKPEPLFKELKDEEVEFWRQKFAGSQADRKEREEAEAAKVAAQLKKTKVSEGTGKKKQQPTKSAADAEISISRLDIRVGLITKAQKHPDADSLYVEDIDVGEGQTRTVVSGLVKYIPLEKMQNRKVCVLCNLKPANMRGIKSEAMVLAASNSEHTTVELVEPPEGAQVGERVTFPGFVGEPDEILNPKKKVWETLQVDLHTNTELVACYKDIPLTTSAGVCTVSSIAGGSIK, encoded by the exons ATGGGAGACCTCACAGCTACCTCCAAGGGGGACCAGAAGGTTGCCAAGCTACCCATCCCTGGCAAGCGAAACATCCTTATCACAAGTGCCTTGCCTTATGTCAATAATGTCCCTCATCTCGGCAATATCATCGGCT GTGTATTGAGTGCTGATGTCTACGCACGCTACTGCCGTCTCCGGGGATACAATACCTTATACATATGTGGAACTGATGAGTACGGCACGGCAACGGAGACCAAAGCTTTGGAAGAGAAGTGTAGCCCCCAAGAAATCTGTGACAA atatcatgcaattcatagggACGTTTATGAATGGTTTAACATAAGCTTTGATAAATTTGGGCGTACATCGTCACCACAGCAAACAGAAGTATGCCAAGCTATTTTTAAGAAACTGTTGGAGAATGATTGGCTCACAGAGAACACAATGCAGCAG CTTTACTGTGACACATGCGAACGGTTCTTAGCGGACAGGCTTGTGGAGGGGACATGCCCGACTCAAGGCTGTGGCTATGCTTCTGCACGAGGAGATCAATGTGAGAACTGTGGAAAGCTTTTGAATCCAACAGAACTAAAAGATCCTAAGTGCAAG GTTTGTAAGTCAACTCCACGAATTCGAGATACAAACCACTTGTTTCTGGAACTACCTCTGCTGAAGGATAAGTTGGAACAATATATCAATGAAATGTCAGTGGCTGGGTCATGGAGCCAGAATGCCATTCAAGCGACCAATGCATGGCTCAAAGAGGGGCTCAGGCAGCGGTGTATTACCAGGGATTTGAAGTGGGGTGTTCCAGTTCCTCATGATAACTTCAGGGACAAG GTTTTCTACGTGTGGTTTGATGCTCCAATTGGATATGTCTCCATTACTAAATGTTACACTGATGATTGGGAAAAATGGTGGAAGAATCCTGAAAATGTGGAGCTGTATCAGTTTATGGGCAAGGATAATGTGCCATTCCACACA GTGATGTTTCCTTCCACTCTTCTTGGAACTGGTGAAAATTGGACTTTGATGAAGACTATCAGTGTAACAGAGTACTTAAATTATGAAGCAG GAAAGTTTTCTAAGAGTAAAGGCATAGGGGTTTTTGGAAATAATGCAAAAGATACAAACATTCCTGTTGAAGTATGGAGATACTACTTGCTAACTAATAGGCCTGAG GTATCAGACACATTATTTACATGGGCCGACTTGCAAGCAAAACTGAACAGTGAATTGCTGAATAATTTGGGCAACTTCATAAatcgagttttgagttttgttgcTAAACCTTCAG GTCAAGGATATGGTTCCATTATTCCAGATGCTCCGCAAGCAGAAGCAGATCCTTTGACAGAGAAACTAGCTGAAAAAGTTGGTAAATATGTGGAGCAATATTTAGAAGCTATGGAGAAG GTTAAGCTAAAGCAAGGACTCAAAACAGCGATGGCCATTTCTAGTGAAGGGAACGCATATCTGCAA GAAAGTCAGTTCTGGAAGCTGTACAAAGAGGACCAACCTCGTTGCGCTATTGTTATGAGAACCTCAGTCGGACTAGTGCATCTTCTTGCTTGTTTGTTGGAACCTTTTATGCCATCATTTTCTCTTGAA GTATTCAAGCAACTTAATTTGCCTTCTGAGACACACTTATCACTTTGTGATGATGAGGGAGATATTGATAGGGCTAGACGGCCTTGGGAGATTGTGCCTATTGGGCACAAGATTGGTAAACCAGAGCcattgttcaaggaattg AAAGATGAAGAAGTAGAATTCTGGAGGCAGAAGTTTGCTGGAAGTCAAGCTGACAGAAAAGAGAGGGAAGAAGCTGAAGCAGCaaaggtggctgcacaactcAAAAAAACGAAAGTTTCAG AAGGTACTGGAAAGAAAAAGCAACAGCCCACAAAATCTGCAGCTGACGCAGAGATTTCTATTAGTAGGCTTGATATCCGCGTTGGTCTCATTACTAAAGCTCAGAAGCATCCTGATGCGGATTCACTGTACGTAGAGGATATTGATGTTGGTGAAGGACAAACCAGAACAGTGGTCAGTGGACTTGTCAAATATATACCTCTTGAAAAAATGCAG AACCGGAAAGTATGTGTTCTTTGCAATCTGAAGCCAGCAAACATGCGGGGTATTAAGTCAGAAGCAATGGTTCTTGCTGCTTCAAACAGTGAACACACCACA GTTGAACTGGTTGAACCGCCAGAAGGTGCACAAGTTGGCGAGAGAGTTACATTTCCCGGGTTTGTAGGTGAGCCTGATGAGATTTTGAACCCGAAGAAGAAGGTGTGGGAGACCTTACAGGTGGATCTGCACACGAACACTGAACTAGTGGCATGCTACAAAGATATTCCGCTCACAACATCAGCCGGTGTTTGCACCGTGTCCTCTATTGCCGGTGGGTCAATTAAGTAG
- the LOC137722626 gene encoding probable sucrose-phosphate synthase 3 has product MAGNEWINGYLEAILDSGASAIEEQKPVPENLRDRGHFNPTKYFVEEVVTGVDESDLYRTWIKVVATRNTRERGSRLENMCWRIWHLTRKKKQLEVEEHQRLANRRWEREQGRRDATEDMSEDLSEGEKGDGLGEMQLGDTPRKRFQRNISNLEVWSDDKKEKKLYIVLISLHGLVRGENMELGRDSDTGGQVKYVVELSRALARMPGVYRVDLFTRQVSCPDVDWSYGEPTEMLTAGPEDGDGGLGESSGAYIIRIPFGPRDQYLSKEVLWPYIQEFVDGALAHILNMSKVLGEQIGKGQPVWPYVIHGHYADAGDSAALLSGALNVPMVLTGHSLGRNKLEQLLKQGRQSKEDINSTYKIMRRIEAEELSLDAAELVITSTKQESEEQWGLYDGFDVKLEKVLRARARRGVNCHGRYMPRMVVIPPGMDFSNVVVQEDTPEVDGELNQLIGGTDGSSPKAIPTIWSEVMRFLTNPHKPMILALSRPDPKKNITTLLKAFGECGPLRELANLTLIMGNRDCIDEMSTGNASVLTTVLKLIDKYDLYGQVAYPKHHRQSDVPDIYRLTAKTKGVFINPALVEPFGLTLIEAAAHGLPMVATKNGGPVDIHRALNNGLLVDPHDQQSIAGALLKLLSEKNLWSECRKNGWKNIHLYSWPEHCRTYLTRVAACRMRHPQWQTDTPEDDMAADESLNDSLKDVQDMSLRLSVDGDKASLNGSFDVTAATGDHDVQDQVKRVLSKIKKPDSGPKDQDVGNKPLDNVSSKYPMLRRRRKLIVIALDCYESSGDPKMKMIQVVQEIFKAVRLDSQSARVTGFALLTAMPMSETVEFLASGKIQANEFDALVCSSGSEVYYPGTYTEGGGRLSPDPDYASHIDYRWGCEGLKKTILKLLNAPEGKGNSASSSHIQEDLKSSNAHCISFFIKDPSKARKVDDLRQKLRMRGLRCHPMYSRSSTRMQIVPLLASRAQALRYLFVRWRLNVANMYVFLGESGDTDYEEMISGTHKTIIMKGVVAKGSEELLRTSGSYLKDDIVPRESPLVAYVNEEAKADEIANALKQVSKSAAGM; this is encoded by the exons ATGGCCGGAAACGAGTGGATTAATGGGTACTTGGAGGCGATACTGGACAGCGGCGCCTCCGCCATTGAGGAGCAGAAGCCGGTGCCGGAGAATCTGAGAGATAGAGGACATTTCAATCCGACCAAGTACTTCGTGGAGGAGGTGGTGACGGGGGTCGATGAGTCGGACCTTTACCGGACGTGGATCAAGGTGGTTGCGACCCGCAACACGCGGGAACGGGGCTCCAGGCTCGAGAATATGTGCTGGCGCATTTGGCACCTTACCCGTAAGAAGAAACAG TTGGAGGTGGAGGAACATCAGCGGTTGGCAAACCGCAGATGGGAGCGGGAACAAGGACGTAGGGATGCAACTGAAGACATGTCGGAGGACTTGTCCGAAGGAGAGAAAGGGGATGGTTTGGGGGAGATGCAACTAGGTGATACACCAAGGAAAAGGTTCCAGCGTAATATTTCGAACTTGGAAGTATGGTCAGACGATAAGAAGGAAAAGAAGCTTTACATTGTTCTAATCAG TTTGCATGGTTTGGTCCGGGGAGAAAACATGGAGCTCGGTCGAGACTCTGATACAGGTGGACAG GTCAAATATGTGGTAGAGCTTTCCCGAGCTCTTGCGAGAATGCCTGGGGTTTATAGGGTAGATCTCTTTACGCGCCAAGTGTCATGTCCTGATGTTGATTGGAGCTATGGTGAGCCAACAGAGATGCTAACTGCAGGTCCTGAAGATGGTGATGGTGGTCTAGGAGAAAGCAGTGGAGCATATATTATTAGAATCCCTTTTGGACCCCGTGATCAATATCTCAGCAAAGAAGTACTCTGGCCATATATTCAAGAATTTGTAGATGGTGCTCTAGCTCACATTCTTAACATGTCCAAAGTTTTGGGAGAACAGATTGGTAAAGGACAGCCTGTCTGGCCGTATGTAATTCATGGCCACTACGCAGATGCAGGGGATAGTGCTGCTCTTCTTTCTGGTGCTTTGAATGTCCCAATGGTTTTAACTGGGCACTCACTTGGAAGAAACAAGCTTGAACAGCTTCTTAAGCAGGGACGCCAATCAAAGGAGGACATCAATTCTACTTATAAAATTATGAGGAGGATTGAAGCAGAAGAACTTTCCCTTGATGCTGCAGAACTAGTTATTACAAGTACAAAACAAGAGAGCGAAGAGCAATGGGGGCTTTACGATGGGTTTGATGTCAAGCTTGAGAAAGTTTTGCGTGCTCGTGCTAGGCGAGGAGTAAATTGCCATGGCCGTTACATGCCAAGGATGGTG GTTATACCTCCCGGCATGGACTTCAGTAATGTTGTGGTTCAAGAAGATACGCCTGAGGTTGATGGCGAACTTAACCAACTTATTGGTGGTACTGATGGGTCTTCCCCGAAAGCAATTCCAACGATATGGTCAGAA GTGATGCGGTTCCTTACAAATCCTCACAAGCCAATGATCTTGGCTTTGTCAAGACCAGATCCGAAGAAGAACATAACCACTCTTTTAAAAGCCTTTGGGGAATGCGGTCCTCTAAGAGAGCTCGCTAATCTT ACACTGATAATGGGGAATAGGGACTGCATAGATGAGATGTCTACCGGCAATGCTAGTGTTCTTACGACAGTATTGAAACTAATTGATAAGTATGACCTTTATGGGCAAGTGGCCTATCCAAAGCATCACAGGCAATCAGATGTTCCAGATATATACCGTCTCACGGCAAAAACAAAG GGTGTTTTCATAAATCCAGCATTAGTGGAGCCTTTTGGGCTAACCTTGATTGAG GCAGCAGCACATGGGCTTCCAATGGTGGCTACAAAAAACGGTGGACCGGTTGATATACATCGG GCGCTGAATAATGGTTTGCTTGTGGACCCTCATGATCAGCAGTCGATTGCTGGTGCACTTCTTAAGTTGTTATCAGAGAAGAATTTATGGAGTGAATGTAGAAAGAATGGCTGGAAGAACATACACCTCTACTCATGGCCTGAACATTGCCGGACTTACCTGACTAGGGTTGCAGCCTGCCGCATGAGACATCCACAATGGCAAACTGACACCCCAGAGGATGATATGGCTGCTGACGAGTCTCTCAATGATTCTCTTAAGGATGTGCAAGATATGTCTCTTAGGCTCTCAGTTGATGGGGATAAGGCTTCATTGAATGGATCTTTTGATGTGACTGCAGCCACTGGTGACCACGACGTGCAAGATCAAGTGAAACGTGTCCTAAGCAAGATCAAGAAACCAGATTCCGGTCCAAAAGATCAAGATGTCGGAAATAAGCCGTTGGATAATGTGTCAAGTAAATATCCCATGTTAAGGAGGAGACGGAAATTGATTGTTATAGCGCTTGATTGCTACGAAAGCTCTGGAGATCCTAAAATGAAAATGATTCAGGTAGTTCAAGAGATATTTAAGGCTGTCAGACTAGACTCTCAAAGTGCTAGGGTCACAGGGTTTGCTTTATTAACGGCTATGCCAATGTCAGAAACTGTAGAGTTTTTGGCATCAGGGAAGATACAGGCAAACGAATTTGACGCATTGGTTTGTAGCAGTGGAAGTGAAGTTTACTACCCTGGTACTTATACAGAAGGCGGCGGAAGACTTTCCCCAGATCCAGATTATGCATCACATATTGACTACCGTTGGGGTTGTGAGGGTCtaaagaaaacaattttgaaGCTGTTGAATGCCCCTGAAGGCAAAGGAAATTCTGCTTCTTCCAGCCACATTCAAGAAGACTTGAAATCAAGCAACGCACATTGCATCTCATTCTTCATAAAGGATCCTAGTAAG GCAAGGAAAGTTGATGATTTGAGGCAGAAACTCAGGATGCGGGGACTGCGCTGCCATCCAATGTACTCCAGGAGCTCAACGAGAATGCAAATTGTTCCTCTCCTTGCTTCTCGAGCGCAGGCACTCAG GTACCTTTTTGTTCGTTGGAGATTGAATGTCGCCAACATGTATGTGTTCCTTGGAGAAAGTGGAGACACCGATTATGAAGAAATGATATCTGGAACTCATAAGACGATAATCATGAAAGGGGTGGTGGCAAAGGGTTCGGAAGAGCTGCTAAGAACATCAGGAAGCTATCTCAAAGACGACATTGTTCCTCGCGAGAGCCCTTTGGTTGCCTACGTAAATGAGGAAGCAAAAGCTGATGAGATTGCTAATGCTCTGAAGCAAGTCTCCAAGTCTGCTGCTGGAATGTGA
- the LOC137723175 gene encoding uncharacterized protein, which produces MGKAKQLAQVLGSLEGFTTKENWDRFIIAIRDGNYAFEWYEDWSELQGPLMSNLPKPESQTLPLQVLVPGCGTSHLSEHLYDAGFKAITNIDLSEVAISDMLRRNARIRPGMKWQVMDVTAMQFEDESFDVVVDKGGLDALMDPEFGVQMGNQYLQEVSCRTL; this is translated from the exons ATGGGGAAGGCGAAGCAGTTAGCACAGGTACTAGGATCACTAGAGGGTTTCACAACCAAAGAGAATTGGGACAGGTTCATCATCGCCATCCGAGACGGCAACTATGCCTTCGAGTGGTACGAGGACTGGTCCGAGCTCCAAGGCCCACTGATGTCCAATCTCCCAAAGCCCGAGTCCCAAACCCTACCGCTGCAAGTACTCGTGCCCGGTTGCGGTACTTCCCACCTGTCTGAGCACCTCTATGATGCGGGATTTAAGGCCATCACCAACATTGACTTATCTGAGGTCGCCATTTCCGACATGCTGCGCCGCAATGCGCGTATACGCCCTGGTATGAAGTGGCAAGTCATGGACGTCACTGCCATGCAG TTCGAGGATGAGAGCTTTGACGTTGTTGTTGATAAAGGCGGCCTAGATGCTTTGATGGACCCAGAGTTTGGCGTGCAGATGGGCAATCAATATTTACAAGAGGTGTCTTGTAGAACTTTGTAA